A segment of the Candidatus Obscuribacterales bacterium genome:
GGGCATAAATGGGTTGCTGCCACCCGAGTGCAGTCGGCAGGGGTGCCATTAATGGCGTAGGCCGTATCCGAGCGGCGCTGAATGGCGATCGCTGCTCCTCGGGTAATTTGGTGGCTGCAGCCGGAATATTGCTCCTGCGGGGCCACGATCACACTGTTGTCGCCAACGGCATTCCGCAGGGCCTGCAAACCGGGGGCATCAATGCCGTCATCATTGGTCAAAATAAACGTCATAGCTCTAGAAAACGCGATCGCTTTTAGAGTGTAGCGCTAGAAAGAGCGATCGCTGGCGCTTCAGCTCGTTGAATCAGGTGCGCCAATTTGCGCCGCATGATAATGCCGGGTTGATCCGTCCACATATGCTGCTCAGCATGGAGATCCAGGGGCACGTCATAGTCCGTCCCTTCCAAAATATCTTTATCCTCCAGCGTCACCGCTCGGTCAAAGGCGATAATATCCTGGGCCGGTGCATCCGCTTCCGTATCATTGCGCAGACAGAACTGGACAATCTGCGATACCTGATCATTCACCGGCGTCGCTGCGGTAAAAATTAGATGCACCAGACCGTTAGGATAGGTAATCCGCAGGGTGCGGAGAAAGGGTAGATACCAGGTGGCACGACTGAGGCGCAGGGTGCGATCGCTTTCCATGCCAAGATTCTGCTTCTGCATGTCAGAGTTTTTCACTGGCAGTCCATAGGTCATGGTCAGCCCCCAATCCATTTCTTCCAACGAGGTGGGCGGCGGTGGTACGGGTTCCTGGGAGATGCCAAAGGTCTTGTGATGGACAAAGTGGGGATGGGCATTGTCAAAGGAATTTTCCATCAGCCGCAAACCGGCACAGCGCCAGGGTTCATAGAACTGGGGAATGTAGCGAAACTGCGGATCCACAGCCTCGGGAATATCGGGAATATCTGCCAGCGGACTATCCAAGCAAACCCAGGCATAGCCGTAGCGCTCAACACAGGCATAGCCTGGCACCTGATAGGCCGGAGAAATGGGGCGATCGGGCACCTGGGGCACCTGCACACAGCGACCTTGCCCATCAAAACACCAGCCGTGGTAGGGACATTGAATTGCACCGTCCACCACCGTTCCCTGAGAAAGCCGCGCTGAACGATGGCAACAGCGATCGGCCACCGCCACCGGCTGCCCCTCGGCCGCCTGCCAAATCACCAGCCGTTGTCCCAAAAGCTCAAACGCTGCTGAGCCATGCTGAATCTGGGCGATGGGCACCACCGGATACCAAAACCGCCGAAATACAGGGTGCTGGGTGACAAGCATGGCTGATCTCCATCAAGGCTGAACTCGTAAACTCATGCCCATTAAACCAGGACACCTGCCAACGAATCGTTCCCAGCGTACCAAATGTCTAGTACTCTGAGGCGTCAGTAACCCGCCTGCTGAGGCGGAAAACCTGGTATGCCCTAGAAGTCCTTTTCGTTCTTCTATCTTCGTTTTTCTATTTTCGTTCTTCTATCTTGCGGTACTATGCGGCCCGCAGCAGTCCCGCCGCGATCGCTTCCTCGATCTGCGATTCCACCCAGGGCCACAGAGCCGGCGCGCCAACCTGCACCGCCGACATGCGATCGCGCACCTGAGCATGATGCACGCCATGCAGCATCCAGGTATGTCCATGGGTCTGCATATTATTCAAAAAGGGTTGCAGACAATCCAGAGCCTTAGCAAACTGGGCATCCGCCGTCACCTGCTCTTCATATTCATCCCACCAGGCGCGCAGTTGCTGTTCTTGCTCCGGCGGCAAGAGTCCAAACAGGCGATCGGCTGCTTGTATCTCCCGCGCTGCTTTACTTTGGTTGCCGTCGGCGTCATAGCAAAAGGTATCGCCAGCATCAATTTCTACCAGATCATGCACTAGGAGCAGACGAATCACATGCAGCAGACTCACCGGCTGATGGGCATATTCTTCGAGGGCGATCGCCATCATCGCGATATGCCAAGAATGTTCAGCACTGTTTTCCTGGCGCGAAGCATCGGTAATCAGGGTTTGCCGCAGGATGCCTTTAAGCTTGTCAATTTCTAAGACAAACTGCATCTGTTGCTGAAGGCGTTTTGGGTCAAAGGTTGGCAGCATTATGTTCTATTTAACGAAACGAGTCTAAGGGGTGCGATCGGCGATCGCTCCATGGTTCTATCATCCCACCCTAAGCCAGACTTAACTCATAGGCTACAGAGGTGTACTGGCCTTTAGGGCTCGTTCCATCAACAGTACCTGAGAACTACGTTCCTCCTCATCTGCACCAGGGCGACGCTGGATATAATGTCCATCCGGCTGTAGTTCCCACGCTTGGCGATTATCCGCCAGCATGATATCTAATACCTCTAGGAGGTCTTTCATCAGCCTAGGGTGAGTAATGGGCGTCATCGCTTCAACTCGTCGATCCAAATTACGCGGCATCCAGTCAGCACTGCCGATGAAAATCTCGCCCTCTCCTTCATTATGAAAATAAAATAGTCTAGAGTGCTCAAGATATCGACCAATAATGCTTAGCACGCGGATATTTTCACTAATGCCAGGCAGTTGAGGGCGCAAGCAGCAGATTCCTCGCACAATTAAATCAATAGACACACCCGCTTGAGATGCCTTATAGAGCGTTTGGATAATCACCGGATCGACAAGGGAGTTCATTTTTGCAATGATCCGCCCTGTTCCACCTTGCTCACAGTGCGCAATTTCTCGCTGAATTAGTTCTAACATGCGATCGCGTAGATTCACAGGTGCAACGAGTAGCTTCCGATAGGACTTTTGTCGCGAATAGCCGGTGAGGAAATTAAATAGATCTGTTAAGTCCGCTCCTAAATTTTCATCACTACTCAATAGCCCCAAATCCGTGTAGAGCTTAGCGGTTTTAGGGTTATAGTTGCCAGTGCCAATATGAACGTAGCGATTAATACGGCCATCCTCTCGCCGTACCACAAGCAGTACCTTCGTATGGGTTTTTAAGCCCATTAGCCCATAAACGACGTGAACTCCAGACTTTTCCAGCTTTCGAGCCCACCAG
Coding sequences within it:
- a CDS encoding aromatic ring-hydroxylating dioxygenase subunit alpha — its product is MLVTQHPVFRRFWYPVVPIAQIQHGSAAFELLGQRLVIWQAAEGQPVAVADRCCHRSARLSQGTVVDGAIQCPYHGWCFDGQGRCVQVPQVPDRPISPAYQVPGYACVERYGYAWVCLDSPLADIPDIPEAVDPQFRYIPQFYEPWRCAGLRLMENSFDNAHPHFVHHKTFGISQEPVPPPPTSLEEMDWGLTMTYGLPVKNSDMQKQNLGMESDRTLRLSRATWYLPFLRTLRITYPNGLVHLIFTAATPVNDQVSQIVQFCLRNDTEADAPAQDIIAFDRAVTLEDKDILEGTDYDVPLDLHAEQHMWTDQPGIIMRRKLAHLIQRAEAPAIALSSATL
- a CDS encoding HD domain-containing protein gives rise to the protein MLPTFDPKRLQQQMQFVLEIDKLKGILRQTLITDASRQENSAEHSWHIAMMAIALEEYAHQPVSLLHVIRLLLVHDLVEIDAGDTFCYDADGNQSKAAREIQAADRLFGLLPPEQEQQLRAWWDEYEEQVTADAQFAKALDCLQPFLNNMQTHGHTWMLHGVHHAQVRDRMSAVQVGAPALWPWVESQIEEAIAAGLLRAA
- the ppk1 gene encoding polyphosphate kinase 1, with product KAAEDPKVLSIKLTIYRLAEDSRITNALLKAAENGIHVSVLFEVKARFDEENNIWWARKLEKSGVHVVYGLMGLKTHTKVLLVVRREDGRINRYVHIGTGNYNPKTAKLYTDLGLLSSDENLGADLTDLFNFLTGYSRQKSYRKLLVAPVNLRDRMLELIQREIAHCEQGGTGRIIAKMNSLVDPVIIQTLYKASQAGVSIDLIVRGICCLRPQLPGISENIRVLSIIGRYLEHSRLFYFHNEGEGEIFIGSADWMPRNLDRRVEAMTPITHPRLMKDLLEVLDIMLADNRQAWELQPDGHYIQRRPGADEEERSSQVLLMERALKASTPL